Proteins from a genomic interval of Polyodon spathula isolate WHYD16114869_AA chromosome 1, ASM1765450v1, whole genome shotgun sequence:
- the LOC121314542 gene encoding leucine-rich repeat-containing protein 19-like, with the protein MMMAACYLLLVWTASFFLASGFANDEIGDYRNRNLTAIPPDLPLNTTKLILSYNKIDIHPKSIGELNKYTNLSELYLNHNNISDLPGHMFHNLSKLKVLDIANNIISRIEPKAFKGLGSLQDLYLCHNQINTLHPEVFANLSSLKNLTLCGNKLRTLKEGTLNLFRLKSINLQDNPWNCTCKLLSLQKRVKDTNITLANYNKTTCESPIELKGQCILTVLINGTQCSAGSTTTKAPQPSTIQSKGNTSRAMSSVINRTQTKVQDSQPIGSSWHFLLGVIVAVLSTSMLIVCAVKCPAWYKMFFSYQHQRLREEAPNTLESMGKFTDDEDGFIEDRYIDAVECNDSREN; encoded by the exons ATGATGATGGCTGCTTGCTACCTACTGCTAGTATGGACGGCATCCTTTTTTCTGGCTTCTGGATTTGCAAATGATGAA atagGTGACTACAGAAACAGGAATCTCACCGCTATCCCGCCTGATTTACCCCTTAATACTACAAAGTTAATTTTGAGCTACAACAAAATTGATATACACCCCAAAAGCATTGGAGAGCTTAATAAATATACCAATTTGTCTGAACTCTATCTTAACCACAACAACATCTCAGATTTACCTGGGCACATGTTTCATAACCTCTCCAAACTGAAAGTACTTGATATTGCAAACAATATCATTAGCAGAATTGAGCCAAAAGCTTTCAAAGGCCTGGGCAGCTTGCAAGACCTTTACCTCTGCCACaaccaaataaacactttacatCCAGAGGTTTTTGCAAACTTATCCAGCCTGAAGAATTTGACGCTGTGTGGGAACAAACTCCGAACCCTTAAAGAAGGAACATTAAACCTCTTTCGTCTTAAAAGCATAAACTTACAGGACAATCCTTGGAACTGTACCTGTAAACTACTGTCACTGCAAAAAAGGGTTAAGGACACAAATATAACACTAG caaactacaacaaaactACATGTGAAAGCCCAATTGAACTTAAAGGCCAGTGTATCCTGACAGTGCTGATCAATGGCACTCAGTGCTCTGCTGGGTCTACCACAACAAAAGCACCACAACCCTCAACTATACAATCAAAAGGGAACACCTCTAGAGCTATGTCATCTGTTATCAATAGGACACAGACAAAAGTACAAG ATTCCCAGCCTATTGGGAGCAGCTGGCATTTTCTACTGGGAGTGATAGTGGCTGTCCTGAGCACATCCATGCTCATTGTCTGTGCTGTGAAATGTCCAGCATGGTATAAGATGTTCTTCAGCTACCAGCACCAGCGGCTACGGGAAGAAGCTCCAAATACCTTAGAAAGCATGGGCAAATTCACAGATGATGAAGATGGGTTTATTGAGGACAGATATATTGATGCAGTGGAATGCAATGATAGCAGAGAGAACTAA
- the LOC121314535 gene encoding intraflagellar transport protein 74 homolog → MASQRPPSGRPSTKGGMVQGVGRPPLTGIRPPTAAIRVGTGMPPGTGRPGTRGGSMGTAGVLSAQIKVADRPVTQQGLSGMKTGMKGPQRQIMDKSYFLGLLRSKINELTTEVSKLQKEIDTFNQENSVYLSYEKRAEGLALEIKEMQGQLADYNMLVDKLNTNTEMEEVMKDVNMLRTQNDREAKSMDVIFTERREKEEMIRAVEEEIEREKQTADSIIKKMSPEKQAKYAHMKTNNERLLQVMDSLQQELDTLNARKETLEAEIAHSQVKQEAVLLHEKLQELELRRGQMIAEDKAMGSPQEERERLLKQVKEDNQEIAGMERQLTEIREKVSQVNVEMRHIDNDMEEQQGGIHQKYKELQRKDEAMENFLEKYEDNKAQELERKAQVEASIVALLEHTSRNMSRLRQISNVTAHELKSMQEDLNFKETEMHKSQNTAKGLSSESQRLQQDLQKVEQLESKINAELSTLKEKIQQMTDGLVTYSNLEALKSAGEDKKKKLQDDRVALTKRRDTFKKVMQRLNAEYEALKMQLQENETHAQLTNLERKWQHHEQNNFVMKEFIATKEMESDYRPVVKNVTKQVTDYNKILIESLQNTRN, encoded by the exons ATGGCAAGTCAAAGACCCCCATCAGGACGCCCATCGACTAAAGGTGGTATGGTACAAGGTGTAGGAAGACCACCACTTACTGGTATCAGACCCCCAACAGCAGCAATCAGGGTTGGAACAGGG ATGCCTCCTGGGACAGGTCGTCCAGGCACTCGTGGAGGATCAATGGGAACAGCCGGGGTCCTCTCTGCTCAGATCAAAGTTGCAGACCGTCCCGTTACCCAGCAAGGACTGAGTGGCATGAAGACTGGCATGAAAG GACCACAGAGACAAATCATGGACAAGTCTTATTTTCTTGGACTCCTTAG GAGCAAGATAAATGAACTTACAACAGAGGTCAGCAAATTGCAAAAAGAAATAGACACATTCAATCAAGAGAATTCTGTCTATCTGTCCTATGAGAAGAG AGCTGAAGGTTTGGCTCTTGAAATAAAGGAAATGCAAGGACAACTGGCAGATTACAACATG CTAGTAGACAAATTgaacaccaacacagaaatggaGGAAGTTATGAAGGATGTTAATATG ctgaGAACACAAAATGATAGAGAAGCCAAAAGTATGGATGTCATTTTTACAGAGAGACGTGA AAAGGAAGAGATGATCCGAGCCGTAGAAGAAGAAATTGAACGGGAGAAACAAACAGCAgacagcattataaaaaaaatgtctcctGAGAAACAGGCTAAATATGCTCATATGAAGACCAACAATGAACGGCTACTGCAG gtgATGGATTCTCTTCAGCAGGAGCTTGATACACTTAATGCAAGGAAGGAAACTTTGGAGGCT GAGATAGCCCATTCTCAGGTGAAGCAGGAGGCAGTCCTGCTGCATGAAAAGCTACAAGAGCTTGAGTTGCGTCGAGGCCAGATGATTGCTGAGGATAAAGCCATGGGATCCCCccaggaagagagggagaggctATTGAAGCAG GTTAAAGAAGATAACCAGGAAATAGCTGGCATGGAGAGACA GTTGACAGAAATACGAGAGAAAGTTAGTCAAGTAAATGTGGAAATGCGGCACATAGACAATGATATGGAGGAACAGCAAG GGGGAATACATCAGAAGTACAAAGAGCTCCAGAGAAAAGACGAGGCGATGGAGA ATTTCCTGGAAAAATATGAAGATAATAAAGCACAAGAGCTGGAGCGCAAAGCACAGGTCGAGGCCAGCATTGTTGCACTTCTGGAACATACAAGCAGG AATATGAGCCGGTTGAGGCAGATCTCGAATGTAACGGCACATGAACTGAAATCCATGCAAGAGGACCTCAATTTCAAGGAGACAGAAATGCATAAATCCCAGAACACAGCCAAAGGCCTCTCTTCAG AGAGCCAGCGGCTACAGCAGGACCTACAAAAAGTTGAACAGTTGGAGAGCAAGATAAATGCAGAACTCAGCACTCTGAAGGAGAAGATTCAACAGATGACTGATGGATTAGTCACCTACAGTAACCTAGAGGCACTGAAGTCAGCAGGGGAAGATAAGAAGAAG AAACTGCAGGATGACAGAGTGGCACTAACAAAAAGACGGGACACCTTTAAGAAGGTAATGCAGAGACTGAATGCTGAATATGAAGCTTTGAAGATGCAGCTCCAGGAGAATGAGACTCATGCACAG